The following proteins come from a genomic window of Rattus norvegicus strain BN/NHsdMcwi chromosome 8, GRCr8, whole genome shotgun sequence:
- the LOC102550734 gene encoding large ribosomal subunit protein eL31-like: protein MYIHLLCIKIINQAFQLGPGRMAPAKKDGEKKGRSAINKVVTREYTINIHKRIHGVGFKKRAPRALKEIRKSAMKEMGTPDVHIDTRLNKAVWAKGIRNVPYRIRVRLSRKRNEDEDSPNKLYTLVTYVPVTTFKNLQTVNVDEN from the coding sequence ATGTATATACATTTACTTTGCATCAAGATAATTAATCAAGCTTTCCAACTTGGGCCCGGCAGAATGGCTCCCGCAAAGAAGGATGGCGAGAAGAAGGGCCGTTCTGCCATCAACAAGGTGGTGACCCGAGAATACACCATCAACATTCACAAACGCATCCATGGAGTGGGCTTCAAGAAGCGTGCTCCTCGGGCACTCAAAGAAATTCGGAAATCTGCCATGAAGGAGATGGGGACTCCAGATGTGCACATAGACACCAGGCTCAATAAAGCCGTCTGGGCCAAAGGAATAAGGAATGTTCCATACCGCATCCGAGTACGCTTGTCCAGAAAGCGTAATGAGGATGAGGATTCACCAAACAAGCTCTACACACTGGTAACTTACGTGCCTGTTACCACATTCAAAAACCTACAGACAGTCAATGTGGATGAGAACTAA